The Aquiluna sp. KACHI24 genome contains a region encoding:
- a CDS encoding InlB B-repeat-containing protein yields the protein MKLRPAAGSLALGILTSFITWLPIPAQASGSGVDYYISAPFVQNSHVDLNAATTYFEDFNNFSLAGSTTSANGTVSWSSPAVEQTSTADVYGGATSTSSSPVVGGSGSRYIRPARVGSEPQSITVSFATAQRYLGFWWSAGSPSNEVRFLSQGQDVLTLTTADLRNLFGTAPTSNQVINQSNALTFTDGTTTRTYPKGYYFGNPRGYSTTTPTQNLNTFAYNEPFTYLNVFATGSFSFDQVVFSGGGFEFDNLVTSSLAQTPNLLIHYQVGSIYPAVTFNNNGGQGTMAQQMSSNSAPLNANTFTRNGHQFLGWNTAPDGSGTTYSNQANFGFVSNRTLYAQWGPNEISFDANGGSGSMPNQSGTQSASISPNTFTRAGYTFAGWNSSQGGSGTSYADESTYSFASSTTLYAQWQALAAPASPEPSRYEGPTVELRETFLQSNQPIKVVVRGNKLDRITSVSVLGKAIPIDSQSRTELTFTFTPLSLGVFAVDFVSEFGKLTALDAITVLAPPVVVTPDSESPEITQPRPEPFIATKRFFNFIGDRSLLVSKDRRAITTWISAYEGIQEVTCLGSTSGVPMIVTDPSLARKRATNACNAIAKQLPNARIVIKIENGKGIGQFFRAVQVTIKGVKG from the coding sequence ATGAAACTTCGACCCGCCGCGGGCTCACTCGCCCTGGGAATTCTCACGAGCTTTATCACATGGTTACCAATTCCCGCCCAAGCGAGTGGGTCAGGCGTGGACTACTACATCTCAGCGCCATTCGTCCAGAACTCCCACGTTGATCTGAATGCCGCCACTACATATTTCGAGGATTTCAACAACTTCTCCCTCGCGGGATCGACAACTTCAGCCAATGGCACTGTTTCCTGGAGTTCTCCCGCTGTTGAACAGACTTCGACAGCGGATGTCTATGGTGGAGCAACTTCAACGAGCTCTAGTCCTGTTGTCGGCGGGAGCGGTTCACGCTACATTCGCCCCGCCCGAGTCGGATCTGAACCTCAATCGATAACTGTGTCATTCGCTACAGCGCAGCGGTATCTGGGGTTTTGGTGGTCAGCGGGAAGCCCAAGCAATGAAGTGAGATTCCTAAGCCAGGGGCAAGATGTCCTCACTTTGACAACGGCAGACCTGCGTAATCTTTTTGGAACTGCCCCCACATCCAATCAGGTCATTAATCAGTCCAATGCTTTGACTTTCACTGATGGAACGACAACTAGGACCTACCCAAAGGGTTATTACTTTGGAAATCCACGCGGCTATAGCACGACGACCCCGACTCAGAACCTCAACACCTTCGCATACAACGAGCCGTTCACTTACCTAAACGTTTTTGCAACTGGATCATTCTCATTCGATCAGGTCGTGTTCTCAGGCGGGGGATTTGAGTTTGACAACTTGGTGACGTCTTCCCTGGCCCAAACCCCGAACCTCTTGATTCACTACCAAGTTGGTTCGATTTACCCTGCTGTCACGTTCAACAACAATGGCGGGCAGGGCACGATGGCCCAGCAGATGAGCAGCAACTCTGCCCCCCTGAATGCAAACACCTTCACTCGTAACGGACATCAATTCTTGGGATGGAACACTGCCCCAGACGGATCCGGTACCACCTATTCAAACCAAGCAAACTTCGGATTTGTCTCAAACAGGACTCTCTATGCGCAATGGGGGCCAAACGAAATCAGTTTTGATGCAAACGGTGGATCAGGTTCTATGCCGAATCAATCTGGCACTCAGTCTGCCTCCATCTCGCCGAACACATTTACGCGAGCCGGATACACATTCGCTGGCTGGAACTCATCCCAGGGCGGATCGGGAACGAGCTATGCCGATGAATCCACCTATTCGTTTGCGTCATCGACAACCCTCTACGCTCAGTGGCAGGCCCTAGCGGCACCAGCTTCGCCAGAGCCATCCAGGTATGAAGGCCCAACCGTAGAGCTTCGAGAGACCTTCCTGCAGTCAAATCAGCCCATCAAAGTAGTTGTGAGGGGCAACAAACTTGACCGAATCACTTCAGTGTCCGTTCTGGGCAAGGCGATCCCTATCGACTCGCAGAGTCGAACCGAACTGACCTTCACCTTCACCCCATTGAGCCTTGGTGTATTTGCAGTGGATTTCGTGTCCGAGTTCGGCAAGCTGACTGCGCTGGATGCCATTACAGTTCTCGCACCGCCCGTAGTCGTGACTCCCGACTCGGAGTCTCCGGAGATAACTCAGCCTCGGCCAGAGCCTTTTATCGCAACCAAGCGCTTCTTCAACTTCATCGGAGATAGAAGCCTCTTGGTTAGCAAAGACCGAAGAGCCATAACAACATGGATTTCGGCTTACGAGGGAATACAGGAAGTTACCTGTCTTGGCAGCACGTCAGGCGTACCCATGATTGTCACTGACCCTTCACTTGCTCGCAAGAGAGCCACAAACGCGTGCAATGCGATTGCGAAGCAACTGCCCAACGCGCGGATTGTCATCAAGATTGAAAACGGCAAGGGTATTGGTCAGTTCTTCCGAGCAGTCCAAGTAACCATCAAAGGTGTCAAGGGCTAA
- a CDS encoding type II secretion system F family protein, which yields MALRDRVLASLKPPKSEPFLELRVWLNKVLTAKKQRNSIDYELPDFAAALGLLLANGLPATVALGWLTPRSQGEISQLFGYLLAELELGADPVELLGDLAHHPNQGLAELAEKLRVAIVRGAPISHQVIAHAQSARAELQRKLLRQAGSNETKMLIPIIFFILPITVLFAIFPSLQVLGKTV from the coding sequence ATGGCACTTCGTGATCGCGTCCTGGCTAGCTTGAAGCCACCAAAATCAGAACCATTTCTTGAACTGAGGGTGTGGCTAAATAAGGTCCTCACCGCCAAGAAGCAGCGCAACAGCATCGACTACGAGCTACCGGATTTCGCTGCGGCGCTTGGCTTGCTGCTAGCCAACGGTTTGCCAGCGACTGTCGCCCTGGGTTGGCTGACGCCCCGATCTCAGGGGGAGATCTCACAGCTTTTTGGATACCTGCTGGCTGAACTCGAGCTGGGGGCTGACCCGGTTGAACTATTGGGCGATTTGGCCCACCACCCGAATCAAGGCTTGGCCGAACTTGCCGAAAAACTGCGGGTAGCGATCGTTCGTGGCGCACCGATTTCTCACCAAGTGATTGCTCATGCCCAAAGCGCGAGGGCTGAGCTGCAGCGAAAACTGCTTCGTCAAGCCGGAAGCAATGAGACCAAGATGCTGATACCAATCATCTTTTTCATTCTGCCCATCACGGTGCTGTTTGCGATCTTCCCGTCGTTGCAGGTGCTGGGGAAGACGGTTTAG
- a CDS encoding ATPase, T2SS/T4P/T4SS family, with amino-acid sequence MSDLTEILKTSRRLILSGNQAVESASLLAIDEKAEQGGLGRSEAELFELAVKELTGLGQLQPYMDNPGIEEIWINRPNEIHYFDSRGHHQVELDLSFAQIRSLVFRMLKDSGRRIDRITPYVDAALTDGSRLHVVIPEVTRAHWSINIRKFRKSLTRLDDLQAQSVITQSQREFLTTAMHSHKSMLIAGATQAGKTTLMTALLNELSTDERLVSCEDTFELSLKHNDWVAMQTRPASIEGAPEISLRELVRQALRMRPSRLVIGEVRGAEALDMLVALNSGIPGLCTLHANSARAAVRKLLTLPLLAGENITEAFLKPTILGAFDYAVFCKRDPSGRRYVAEILEVTDEVLS; translated from the coding sequence GTGAGTGACCTAACTGAAATCCTGAAAACTTCGAGACGTCTGATCCTCAGTGGCAACCAAGCTGTGGAATCCGCATCGCTATTGGCAATCGATGAGAAGGCTGAGCAAGGTGGTTTGGGGCGCAGTGAAGCAGAGCTTTTTGAGCTTGCCGTAAAGGAGCTCACTGGTCTCGGGCAGCTTCAGCCTTATATGGACAACCCCGGCATTGAAGAGATTTGGATCAATCGGCCCAACGAGATTCATTACTTTGATTCGCGCGGTCATCACCAAGTTGAGCTGGACCTGTCGTTTGCTCAGATTAGGTCGCTCGTGTTTCGAATGCTCAAAGATTCCGGCCGCCGCATCGATCGAATCACTCCCTATGTCGATGCAGCGCTGACCGACGGTTCTCGACTGCACGTGGTAATTCCTGAGGTGACTAGAGCGCACTGGTCGATAAACATTAGAAAGTTTCGTAAGTCGCTCACTCGACTTGATGATCTCCAGGCCCAATCGGTTATTACACAGTCCCAACGGGAGTTTTTGACCACAGCAATGCACTCGCACAAGAGCATGCTCATTGCTGGTGCAACCCAAGCTGGAAAAACCACCCTGATGACCGCATTGCTCAACGAGCTATCGACCGATGAGCGCTTGGTCTCATGTGAGGACACCTTTGAGCTATCGCTCAAACACAACGACTGGGTCGCGATGCAGACTAGGCCAGCCTCCATCGAAGGAGCTCCTGAGATCAGTCTTAGAGAGTTGGTGAGGCAGGCGCTTCGTATGAGACCAAGCCGGTTGGTGATCGGCGAGGTCCGAGGGGCGGAAGCCTTGGACATGCTGGTCGCACTGAACTCCGGCATACCTGGGCTCTGCACCCTGCATGCAAACTCAGCAAGGGCTGCCGTGAGGAAACTGTTGACACTCCCATTGCTGGCTGGCGAGAACATCACCGAGGCTTTTTTGAAGCCAACAATTCTTGGCGCCTTTGACTATGCCGTCTTCTGTAAGCGTGATCCCTCGGGAAGGCGCTACGTGGCAGAGATACTGGAGGTGACTGATGAGGTTCTATCGTGA
- a CDS encoding beta-galactosidase, protein MLKANHLHFGGDYNPEQWPKEVWAEDIRLMQKAGVNLVSLGIFSWANIERSEGQYDFSWLDEIIEMLHEGGISIDMATATASPPAWLTKKYPEVLPVNFDGVTLVHGGRQAYCAASEVYRTKAAALVEKIAERYAKHPAVVMWHVNNEYGCHAPYCYCDQSKKSFQDWLKKRYASIEDLNSSWGTDFWSQRYYSFDEVPVPSRTPDGTHPNPGQQIDFKRFSSDVTLELFKMERDIIKRYDKVNPVTTNFMSMKFTYAMDYFEWAKEVDFVSTDHYLAQHDPHNYIDLAQQADLTRGFAKGKQWLLMEHSSSAVNWQPRNYAKTPGQEKRNSMSFVARGSQGAMYFQWRQSQAGSERFHSALVPHAGEDTRVYREVSELGALLKAHPDISQYETDRAEIAMVYDYEQFWALMQANMPTEDLSYPETVATWYRSLWESGLRVDFVHPDATAVELSQYKLVLMPMVHMLSDKQEAEFSNYAKQGGNLVVGYFSNISDRTLRVKLGGYGGQLVKELIGVYVEEFYPLRPDQTLKLTNGLEAKLWSELSRLNGAELVASFSGSDVDGSVAIAKRNLGSSTAWYQGTELTLESQKKFFSGIAAELGIKSEGSDHAEVVHRGPYRFEIDHKANTVSITKH, encoded by the coding sequence ATGCTCAAAGCAAACCACTTGCACTTTGGTGGCGACTACAACCCAGAACAGTGGCCCAAGGAGGTTTGGGCCGAGGATATTCGCCTGATGCAAAAGGCTGGAGTCAACCTGGTTTCGCTGGGTATATTCTCCTGGGCCAACATCGAGCGCTCCGAGGGGCAGTACGACTTCAGTTGGCTCGATGAAATCATCGAGATGCTGCACGAGGGTGGGATCTCGATTGACATGGCAACCGCCACTGCATCGCCACCGGCCTGGTTGACCAAAAAGTATCCAGAGGTTTTGCCCGTCAACTTTGACGGCGTCACCTTGGTTCACGGGGGCCGCCAGGCCTACTGCGCAGCAAGCGAGGTTTATCGCACCAAGGCAGCAGCGCTGGTCGAGAAGATTGCCGAGCGCTATGCAAAGCACCCAGCGGTTGTGATGTGGCACGTGAACAACGAGTACGGTTGCCACGCCCCCTACTGCTATTGCGATCAGTCCAAGAAGTCATTCCAGGACTGGCTCAAGAAGCGCTATGCCTCCATCGAGGACCTCAACAGCAGTTGGGGTACCGACTTCTGGTCACAGCGCTACTACAGCTTTGATGAGGTTCCAGTGCCATCGAGAACTCCAGATGGCACACACCCAAACCCTGGTCAGCAAATCGATTTCAAGCGCTTCTCATCTGATGTCACCCTCGAGCTATTCAAGATGGAGCGCGACATCATCAAGCGCTACGACAAGGTGAACCCGGTGACCACCAACTTCATGTCTATGAAGTTCACCTATGCGATGGACTACTTCGAGTGGGCAAAGGAGGTCGACTTCGTTTCAACCGACCACTACCTAGCTCAGCATGACCCACACAACTACATCGATCTAGCTCAGCAGGCTGACTTGACTCGTGGTTTCGCAAAGGGCAAGCAGTGGCTTTTGATGGAGCACAGCTCCTCAGCAGTGAACTGGCAGCCAAGAAACTATGCCAAGACTCCGGGTCAGGAAAAGCGCAACTCGATGAGTTTCGTCGCCCGTGGCTCTCAAGGTGCCATGTACTTCCAGTGGCGTCAGAGTCAGGCCGGTTCGGAGCGCTTCCACTCCGCATTGGTTCCACACGCCGGTGAGGACACCAGGGTTTACCGTGAGGTATCCGAGCTTGGTGCACTTCTCAAGGCTCACCCGGACATCTCGCAGTATGAAACCGACCGGGCTGAGATTGCGATGGTCTATGACTATGAGCAGTTCTGGGCATTGATGCAGGCAAATATGCCAACTGAGGATCTGAGTTACCCAGAGACGGTTGCCACCTGGTACCGCTCACTCTGGGAGTCAGGCCTAAGGGTCGACTTTGTTCACCCAGACGCCACCGCAGTAGAACTCAGCCAATACAAGCTGGTGCTGATGCCGATGGTTCACATGCTTTCAGACAAGCAAGAGGCCGAGTTCTCAAACTATGCCAAGCAGGGTGGAAACCTGGTGGTTGGCTACTTCTCGAACATCTCTGACCGCACCCTGAGGGTAAAGCTTGGTGGATACGGCGGACAGCTTGTGAAAGAGCTAATCGGTGTCTATGTAGAGGAGTTCTACCCGCTCAGACCAGACCAGACTCTGAAGCTGACTAATGGCCTCGAGGCGAAGCTTTGGAGCGAGCTATCAAGGCTAAATGGTGCCGAGCTGGTAGCAAGTTTCTCGGGCAGCGATGTTGATGGCTCAGTGGCTATTGCCAAGCGCAACCTAGGCTCTTCAACCGCCTGGTACCAAGGCACTGAGCTCACCTTGGAATCTCAGAAGAAGTTCTTCTCGGGGATTGCAGCTGAGCTGGGCATCAAGTCAGAGGGCTCAGATCACGCCGAGGTTGTCCACCGCGGACCCTACCGCTTCGAGATTGACCACAAGGCCAACACGGTGAGCATCACGAAGCACTAA
- a CDS encoding alpha-galactosidase: MSIPAFAHIPKDGVSLLIDFSTGTPEILHFGQALGNIGSSADLVKARMEPVAHAELDDPAFVGLWRENSRGNIGKPAILGHRQGQDFSHKLELVSVESDSNSIRIKAQDLAAGIELLAKFEIKTGGVVLASNQITNLGASDYTVDELAVALPLPDQITESMDFTGRWIKERQPQRREIQSGIFSRELREGRSSHDYTIMQLAMTEGAGYQSGEVFAMGILFSGNLRHQIEKQPGGRTTMFASELLLPGEVILQPGQSYATPDVAMIYSANGFDEITDRSYRWLRARPNHPTNVRPRPLTLNVWEAVYFDHNLEKLSELADVAKEIGVERFVLDDGWFGARRNDHQGLGDWVVSRDVWPMGLGPLIEKVHANGMEFGLWFEGEMVQVDSDLYRAHPEWILNSHGRVPPEGRRQHVLDITHPGAYAHVLEQTSALLSDYNIAYIKWDHNKFILEPGHENRAAVHNQTQAIYRLFDELKRRHPGLEIESCASGGGRIDFGMAQHADRFWTSDCNDALERQYIQRYTQFGIPPELLGSHIGPTTAHTTYRTQNLSFRAVTALFGHAGLEWDITQTTPEERAHLKSWVSYYKHNRDLIHSGKMIMVETTDSAFVHGVMAQDGSRGIFAYALLETAQESRSAGIRFAGLETSRDYKVKAVFPAGEPSYLQRAQVQWFEGVTLSGSLLMTQGLRAPILFPENALLIEIEAI; this comes from the coding sequence TTGAGCATTCCAGCTTTTGCCCACATCCCAAAAGATGGCGTCTCGCTCCTTATCGACTTTTCTACCGGAACCCCAGAAATCCTGCACTTCGGCCAAGCTCTGGGAAACATTGGCTCGAGCGCTGATTTGGTGAAGGCGCGCATGGAGCCAGTCGCCCATGCTGAGTTAGATGACCCAGCCTTTGTTGGTCTGTGGCGCGAGAACTCGCGAGGAAACATTGGTAAGCCAGCAATCTTGGGTCATCGCCAAGGCCAGGACTTCTCACACAAACTTGAGTTGGTTTCAGTCGAGTCTGATTCCAATAGCATCCGAATCAAGGCCCAAGACCTGGCTGCAGGTATTGAGCTGTTGGCAAAGTTTGAGATCAAGACCGGCGGTGTGGTGCTTGCGAGCAACCAGATCACAAACCTCGGTGCCTCCGACTACACCGTTGATGAGCTGGCGGTAGCGCTTCCGCTGCCGGATCAAATCACTGAGTCGATGGACTTTACGGGTCGCTGGATCAAGGAGCGTCAGCCGCAGCGTCGCGAGATTCAGTCAGGCATCTTCTCCAGAGAGCTTCGCGAGGGTCGCTCTTCTCACGACTACACCATCATGCAGCTGGCCATGACTGAGGGTGCCGGATATCAAAGTGGTGAAGTCTTCGCGATGGGAATTCTCTTCTCGGGGAACCTCCGACACCAGATCGAAAAGCAACCCGGTGGCAGGACCACCATGTTTGCCTCGGAGTTATTGCTCCCAGGTGAAGTTATTTTGCAGCCGGGGCAGAGCTATGCCACACCAGATGTCGCCATGATTTACTCGGCCAATGGCTTTGATGAGATCACCGATCGCAGTTACCGCTGGCTCAGGGCAAGGCCAAATCACCCAACAAACGTAAGGCCAAGACCGCTCACGCTCAATGTTTGGGAAGCGGTGTACTTCGACCACAACCTAGAAAAGCTTTCCGAACTCGCGGATGTGGCGAAGGAAATTGGCGTCGAGCGCTTTGTGCTGGATGACGGCTGGTTCGGTGCTCGACGTAATGACCATCAGGGTCTCGGTGACTGGGTTGTATCAAGAGATGTCTGGCCCATGGGGCTTGGACCGTTGATTGAAAAGGTCCATGCCAACGGCATGGAGTTTGGGCTCTGGTTTGAGGGTGAGATGGTTCAGGTCGACAGCGATCTGTATCGAGCTCACCCTGAGTGGATATTGAATTCACACGGTCGAGTGCCACCTGAGGGCAGAAGACAGCACGTGCTGGACATCACCCACCCGGGTGCCTATGCCCACGTTTTGGAGCAGACCTCAGCGCTGCTATCTGACTACAACATCGCCTACATCAAGTGGGATCACAACAAGTTCATCTTGGAGCCAGGTCATGAGAACCGCGCAGCCGTTCACAATCAAACCCAGGCGATCTACCGACTCTTTGATGAGCTGAAGCGTCGTCACCCAGGTCTTGAAATCGAGAGCTGCGCCTCCGGTGGCGGTCGCATTGACTTTGGTATGGCGCAACATGCGGACCGCTTCTGGACCTCCGATTGCAACGATGCCTTGGAGCGTCAGTACATTCAGCGTTACACCCAGTTTGGTATCCCACCGGAGCTTTTGGGTAGCCATATTGGCCCCACCACGGCACACACCACCTACCGCACTCAAAACCTCTCGTTCAGAGCAGTCACTGCGCTGTTCGGTCACGCTGGTTTGGAGTGGGACATCACTCAAACCACTCCTGAAGAGCGCGCGCATCTGAAGAGCTGGGTTAGCTATTACAAGCACAATCGCGATCTAATCCACTCGGGCAAAATGATCATGGTCGAAACCACCGATTCGGCGTTTGTGCACGGCGTTATGGCTCAGGATGGCTCTAGAGGCATATTTGCTTACGCGCTGTTGGAAACCGCGCAGGAGTCGCGCTCTGCGGGCATTCGATTTGCAGGGCTTGAAACCAGTCGAGATTACAAAGTAAAGGCCGTCTTCCCGGCCGGCGAACCAAGCTACTTGCAAAGAGCTCAGGTTCAGTGGTTCGAGGGCGTCACGCTTTCGGGCTCACTACTGATGACCCAGGGTCTTCGCGCACCAATTTTGTTCCCAGAAAACGCCCTACTAATAGAAATCGAGGCAATTTAA
- a CDS encoding DeoR/GlpR family DNA-binding transcription regulator: MLAAQRKARILEEVGQKGAVRISEIADALKVSEVTIRRDVEALAAQGLVNKVHGGVTANSLSSTVEPPFATNSMREQNAKNAIAAEALKLVKPGMAVALMGGSSVYALAQKLREVPHLTIVTNSVPISDLYAQEQRGDQTVVLTGGFRTPTDSLVGKITSEVFSRFNLDLVFMGTFGMHGDFGFSSPNLMEAETNRDVIQRAAQFVVLADHTKWGGRGFTSFASLEDADVVITTDGISPQALKTLRSRVKDVRVASL, translated from the coding sequence GTGTTAGCAGCGCAGCGCAAGGCCAGAATCCTCGAGGAGGTTGGCCAAAAGGGGGCAGTTCGCATCTCCGAGATCGCGGATGCACTAAAGGTTTCTGAGGTTACGATCCGTCGCGATGTTGAGGCCTTGGCAGCCCAGGGACTGGTCAATAAGGTCCACGGTGGTGTTACCGCAAACTCGCTCTCCTCAACCGTTGAGCCACCATTTGCCACCAACTCAATGCGTGAGCAAAACGCCAAGAATGCAATCGCTGCCGAGGCGCTCAAGCTCGTCAAGCCGGGCATGGCAGTAGCCCTAATGGGTGGTAGCTCGGTCTATGCCCTGGCCCAGAAACTTCGTGAGGTTCCCCACCTCACGATCGTTACCAACTCAGTACCAATTTCTGACCTCTATGCCCAAGAGCAGCGCGGTGACCAAACCGTCGTGCTGACCGGTGGCTTTAGAACCCCAACCGATTCACTAGTTGGCAAGATCACCTCAGAGGTATTCTCTCGATTCAACCTCGACCTGGTCTTCATGGGCACCTTTGGTATGCATGGTGACTTTGGTTTCAGCTCACCGAATTTGATGGAGGCTGAAACTAACCGAGACGTAATCCAACGCGCGGCTCAGTTTGTCGTGCTAGCCGATCACACCAAGTGGGGCGGTCGCGGTTTCACGTCGTTTGCATCGTTAGAAGACGCCGATGTGGTCATCACTACGGATGGAATTAGCCCACAGGCTCTGAAGACCCTTAGATCAAGGGTCAAGGATGTTCGGGTAGCTAGCCTTTAG
- a CDS encoding GNAT family N-acetyltransferase, whose protein sequence is MDSETRWRLVRKLRQKPQPQQITEVIRDARYGDLPAIKDIYNYFIRNTAITFDDKPLDLRHWTELHELLTKLELPFLVLDRGGEVIGFAYLQPWRQRAGYQKVVETSIYLSAPATSKGFGSKLMLALISKAKQIGIREIIAVIADRGADASIAIHKKFGFVEQGHLAKVAVRFGRPIGSYLFSLSLPKG, encoded by the coding sequence GTGGATTCCGAAACTAGATGGCGGCTGGTTCGAAAGCTACGTCAGAAACCGCAGCCGCAGCAGATTACCGAGGTCATCCGTGATGCCAGGTATGGAGATCTCCCCGCCATCAAGGACATCTACAACTACTTCATCAGAAACACTGCGATCACTTTCGATGACAAACCGCTGGATTTGCGGCACTGGACCGAGCTCCATGAACTTCTCACCAAATTGGAGCTGCCTTTTTTGGTGCTGGATCGCGGGGGAGAGGTGATTGGTTTTGCGTACCTTCAGCCCTGGCGCCAGCGGGCTGGGTATCAAAAAGTGGTGGAGACCAGTATTTATCTTTCTGCACCCGCGACATCTAAGGGTTTTGGGTCAAAACTGATGCTGGCTTTGATTTCAAAGGCTAAACAAATTGGAATCCGAGAGATTATTGCGGTGATTGCGGACCGTGGTGCCGATGCGTCAATTGCAATCCACAAGAAATTTGGGTTTGTCGAACAGGGACATCTGGCAAAAGTTGCAGTTCGGTTTGGTAGACCGATTGGCAGCTACTTGTTTTCGCTGAGCCTTCCTAAAGGCTAG
- a CDS encoding uracil-DNA glycosylase: MFEEMHPSWQALLEDKRWLLAEILSRYDQDPNAIPERKNLLRAFQFPPEHYRVLILGQDPYPTPEHAIGLAFAVPPETQPLPPTLGNIFKELRSDLGVSVVKTADISVWAQRGVMLLNRHLSTSANNSAAHLNFGWGEFTSAAVAALCKVRGEKLVAILWGQKAQELAPVLKDARVISSAHPSPLSSYRGFFGSQPFSSCNKLLLELGEPEIDWSC; the protein is encoded by the coding sequence GTGTTCGAGGAAATGCATCCAAGCTGGCAGGCACTGCTTGAGGATAAACGTTGGCTCTTGGCCGAGATTCTCAGTCGCTACGACCAAGATCCAAATGCCATACCGGAGCGAAAAAACCTACTTCGGGCATTCCAATTTCCTCCCGAGCACTATCGAGTTTTGATCCTCGGCCAGGACCCATACCCAACCCCCGAGCATGCCATCGGATTGGCCTTCGCAGTTCCACCCGAAACTCAGCCTTTGCCTCCTACTTTGGGAAACATATTCAAAGAGCTCCGCTCAGATCTGGGCGTCTCCGTGGTCAAAACCGCCGATATTTCGGTTTGGGCCCAAAGGGGTGTGATGCTTCTAAACCGGCACCTTTCCACCTCGGCAAATAACTCCGCAGCTCATCTGAACTTTGGTTGGGGCGAGTTCACCTCCGCAGCGGTAGCTGCGTTGTGCAAGGTGCGGGGTGAGAAATTAGTTGCGATTCTCTGGGGTCAAAAGGCTCAGGAGTTGGCTCCGGTATTGAAAGATGCTCGAGTGATCTCATCGGCACACCCATCACCACTTTCGAGCTACCGCGGGTTCTTTGGTTCTCAACCGTTTTCTAGTTGTAACAAACTGCTTTTAGAGTTGGGCGAACCAGAGATTGATTGGAGCTGCTAG
- a CDS encoding M20 family metallopeptidase, with protein sequence MRTAKELLEEASNYSQVLTQIRRELHQIPEFGLDLPKTQARILQSIEGLGEITLGKNLNSIGLLIRGAKPGPTVLLRADMDALSIREETGLEFASTNGFMHACGHDLHMTAGIGAAHLLATHKDELNGNVLIWFQPGEEGHHGADVMIEEGFLELSGERPIAAYGLHVFTSLPLGAITTKPGPMMASAGDMHVTFHGSSGHGSMPWLSKDPISPMIEAIAALQNMLNKRFDQFDPVILNVGWIRAGDDATTNVIADSASFGATVRTFSEKNTKLLHELAPKLIHSIAEGFGLTAEVSFGRATKVLMNDPQAVERVRKVATELVGPGYMDMPNPIAGGEDFASIVDEVPGAFVFVGACPPEIDHTKAPTNHSAKAMFDDSVLPLCASLLAALAYEHLG encoded by the coding sequence ATGCGAACTGCGAAAGAACTGCTAGAAGAAGCCAGCAACTACTCCCAGGTACTTACTCAAATCAGACGAGAGCTTCACCAGATTCCAGAGTTTGGTTTGGACCTCCCAAAGACCCAAGCGCGTATCTTGCAATCTATCGAGGGCCTAGGTGAGATCACCCTCGGCAAAAACCTAAACTCCATCGGCCTGCTGATTCGTGGCGCAAAACCAGGACCAACCGTTTTGCTCCGAGCTGACATGGACGCCCTGAGTATTCGAGAAGAAACCGGACTCGAGTTCGCATCCACAAACGGTTTCATGCACGCCTGCGGTCACGACCTGCACATGACCGCTGGCATTGGTGCCGCGCACCTATTGGCCACCCACAAAGACGAGCTAAACGGAAATGTTTTGATCTGGTTCCAACCAGGTGAAGAGGGTCATCACGGAGCTGATGTGATGATCGAGGAAGGCTTCTTGGAGCTCAGTGGTGAAAGACCGATCGCTGCATACGGCCTGCATGTTTTCACTTCACTGCCGCTTGGTGCAATCACAACAAAACCTGGTCCGATGATGGCGAGCGCCGGAGATATGCATGTCACATTCCACGGATCGAGCGGACACGGCTCGATGCCCTGGCTCTCGAAGGACCCGATCAGCCCAATGATCGAGGCGATCGCAGCGCTTCAGAACATGCTGAATAAGCGCTTTGATCAGTTTGACCCGGTGATCCTAAATGTCGGTTGGATTCGAGCCGGTGACGATGCCACCACCAACGTGATTGCAGACAGTGCCTCATTCGGCGCAACGGTCAGAACTTTCTCCGAGAAGAACACGAAGCTGCTTCACGAGCTTGCGCCGAAGCTGATTCACTCGATCGCCGAGGGTTTCGGCCTGACCGCAGAGGTTAGCTTTGGTCGTGCCACCAAAGTATTGATGAATGACCCCCAAGCAGTTGAGCGAGTGCGCAAGGTCGCTACAGAGTTGGTAGGGCCTGGCTATATGGACATGCCTAACCCGATCGCCGGTGGCGAGGACTTTGCATCGATTGTCGATGAAGTGCCGGGAGCGTTCGTTTTCGTAGGGGCCTGCCCGCCGGAAATTGACCACACCAAGGCCCCAACCAATCACAGCGCTAAGGCGATGTTTGATGATTCGGTCTTGCCGCTGTGTGCTTCGCTACTGGCAGCACTTGCCTACGAGCATCTAGGCTAA